A stretch of DNA from Maridesulfovibrio sp.:
ATAAAAATCTGAGCAGAATGATCATTTACGATTTTTCATTAACAGATTGAATTTGTTGAGCTTCGCGCTTATGGTGATTTGATTTCGCCTGCGTCCAAAGGCCCAATACCCCTTAGGCGAGAAGCTTTTCTTCGAGTTTTAGGGGTATGAAGAGCCGGGATGTCCGCGCCCCTTTGGAATCTCATCTTGTTAAAAATTTTAATTTAATATTACCTTCGCCCTCTAAAATATGTGCTTAGCTAAATAACACTTTTAAATTACTAGGGATTCCAAAGGGGATTATCCCCTTTGGCTGCCGGAGGCTAATTAAATATCATAAGCGCGAAGCGCAACAACTTTTTCTTTTGTTAATGCATTACTTTAAGATTTGACAGAAGAGCCTGTCTGATTCAACCGCCATTTCAGATTCATTACTGAAGAATATGCAGCCTCACCATCACAGAACTGTTGCAGCCTGTTTCTGGTGTTGCGGTCCAGAAGGCCTATCAGCGGCTGCTCGGTGCCGTAGATCATGAGCAGGCTTTCGCGAATCTGCTCGTCCCAGATGGGGCCGTACCTGTCAATATCGTCATCTCGCAGTCTTTCCCGGCAATTGGGGCAGTTGCAGCAGAGATCGTACGGTTCCTGAATGTTCAGGAGTCCGTATTCCGTGGTAATTTCATCGCCGGGATTTATGTCCCTGATTGCTATTTCGATGTTGTAGGCAGTCAGCATGGTATTGCTTGAGCAGTTGTGGTTCATGTACCGTGCATGGTCCCAGCTGAGGATCAGGTTTCCGTGCCTGTCGTGGTACATGTATGTTTCCATGGCTGCTTTCATCGGCTGGGGAAGGTGCTGGTATTCATCCTGTGAAAGGCAGGTGTCATATTTGTCCCGGACTACCACTATGGTTCCCTTTTTGATTGGTGCGGTAGCAAAAACTCCGTTGCCGATCTGCGCGGAAACAGTTCTTACTTCTGTATCAGGGTGTATCATTTTCGTTCCTCGGAATGTCAGAAAAGGTATCTTGTCTGAAAGCGTTCGGACTCGATTCTGTTGTGGATTGAGCCTATTATCCTGTTATACAGATCGTCACCGAGCAGAGTGTCTTCCACCCCGGCATCGACATTGGGGTTGTCGTTCACTTCTATCACGTAGACCTTGCCGTTAATCTCTTTAAGGTCCACCCCGTAAAAGCCGTTGCCGATGAGCGACGCAGCCTTAACCGCCGCCTGTACAACCTGAGCCGGAACCTCGCTTATTGCAACGGTCTCGGAGTTGCCGCTGAACTGGGTCTGTTCCTTACTCAACCAGTTGTATATCTGCCAGTGGCCGTCAGCCATGTAATATTTGCAGGCGAAGAGGGCCTGGTTGTCCAGTACGCCGATTCTCCAGTCGTATTCCGAAACAAGATATTCCTGGGCTATGACCAGTGCGTTGCCCGAAAACATGACGCTTAGTTTTTCCTTCAACTCCGCGTAGCTTTTTACCTTGAAGACTCCTTGTGAGAATGAGCTTTCAGGCAGTTTGAGCACCAGCGGAAGGGGCAGGGAGGACAGAAATGCCGGAGTGCTGTTTTTTCTGGTCAACAGCCAGCCCTGCGGCTGCCGGATGCATGCGTTGGCAAGCCGCTCCTGAAGGTAAACCTTGTTCGAGCAGAGCAGGATGGACCAAGGGTCGTCTATGACTACCAGTCCTTCCGTATAGGCATGTCGGGACATGGCGTAGGTATGGCTTTCGATGGCCGTTGTTTCGCGTATGAACAGGGCATCGAATTCACATATTCTCCTGCGGTCAGCTTTGGTGATGAATTCCACGAAGAATCCCTGATTTTCAGCTGCCTTTCGGAATTTTTCAAGCGCAACAGGACATGACGGTGGAGTCTTTTCATCCGGATTTACAAGTATGGCCAGATCATAAGTGTAATTTTTCAGCCGGGTTCTGGAGTAACGTTTCCTGTTGTAGTATTCGGTCATGGCCTGTGCCAGAATTTCCGGATATCCGGCCTGCACATGCTTGAGGCTCATGATGTGCAGTTTTTTGAGCTGCCATCCGTTTCTTTTTTTGAAACAGACCTGGAAAAATGGAATTTCGAAGATGGAAAACAGTTTTTTGCCAAGTTCTTCCAATTTCTTTGTTGAGGCCTTGCCCATGATGACGGTCAGTTCAAAAGATTCATCGGTTATGTGTTTTGCTTTTTCTTCGATGAAATCCTTGATTTCATCCAGCAGACTCTGGGCGATGTATATATTGGAGGCGTCTTTTACCGTCATTACGGATGGGGTGATGCGCTGGTTGCGGGCCGAAGCAAGCAGTGAAACGTAATACCCCATTGAATGGGTCCTGTATGATGAACACAGGTTGACCACGTGAAATCTGTTTGAATTCGAGTAATGGGTTTCCGAAAGGTATTCGGATGCCGTACATATGTTCAGCCCGGGAATGTCGAGTTTGTTTCTGTAATTGTCATCCACGACAATGATTATCCGGTCCGGTGTATTACGGCCGTTGGCTGGTTTGCGGACCATTTTGCACGCGGCTTCGCCTTCCCGGTAATAATCAGTCAGGCAGTGCGTTATCTCAAAGCTTTTTTTGCGGTACCAGTTGATCAGTCTCTGGTTGTCCGAATCTGCTTCAAGAGAAATTTTCTGGAATCCACGTTTATCCGCGTAGGCTATGAGGTAATCCATCAGTGTTTCTCCAAGCAGCAGCATCCTGCATTCCGGCAGGATGGCTATTGAATAGATGCGCATGGAGAATTTATGAAGAAAACAGATTGAAGCTCCGGCAGGAATTTTGTTTTTTTTATCAATTGCCGCTTCAATTATGTGAACAACCTGGTTCGGGCTTGTTATGCTGTGCCGCAGGCATCTGCGTGAACTGCATCTATGGGCAGGGAAACATGCCTTTTCAAGCTTTACCAGAAAATCGATGTCATCAATGGTTGCTTCCCGGATGGCGATTTTTTTTCCGGGAATGTTTTTTCGCTCATTTTCTTCATTCATGGATGAATGGGGCTCCTTACATTTTTTTCCTCCTATGCGCTCAAAACATTGTTCTGTCCACAACAAAACGTTCGACATATAAAAATATTTTTTAGTCCATAACATATTGTAAATACAGTATTTAATTTTTAAAAATGTTGGCTGCTTTTCTGCGTCAGGGTATGACTTGCTTTTTCATCCATAAGTATGAACACTTCGCTGTTTCTTTTGTGTTAAAGTGAAACGGAATAATTGAATTTTGATGTCAAACCGGTTCCGGGTCCGGGCCGGACGGAATAAATATGAAGAATGAAAAGTTGAAAATCGTCGGTGAATATCTGCTGGATAAACTGGACGTTGTTTCCGTTTATTTTGCCGGGCAGCTCAGGAAATATCAGCCGCGCTGGTATGGATCAGTTGATCCCGAAGAACTGGCGCTCGGAGTTGCCGATGGCGTGAAAATGACCATGGAATGTTTCATTCGCGGAGATCTGGATGTTCTGGAAGAACATATGAAAGGGTGCGCGGGTGTAAAACTTGATCGGGGTGTGGGCATTCGTGATGTGGTTGAGGCAACCCTGCTGGGCAAGAGGGGAGTAAGGGAGTACGGGCGCGAATTCTTTACCAACCGCGAAGACTATATTGAATTTCTGGAAGAGCTTGATGATTTTTATTTTGAGGTTCTGATCATAACCACGGATCGTTATTCGGCCATGCTTCTTTCCCGGCTGGATACCGAGCATGTGCGCAACAGGCTGCTGCTTGAAGCCTCACGCACCGTGACCAGCGCCCTTGATCCGGACGAGGTGCTGGAAAGGCTGGCCGAGGTTCTTGCAGGAACCGTGGATGACGGCTGCTGTACTATTTTTCTCGTGCATCCTGAGACCGGTGTGCTCGTACCAAGCGCCGGTTCAGGCTATGCCAGCGATGAATGCCAGAGTGCTCTGCGGGGGTTGAGACTTTGCCCTTCCGGCAACGCCATCAGCGGTGTTGACGGTAAGAGTTACGGGTTCTGTTCCGTCAACAAGGCCGGTTCCTCCTTTGCGGATATTCTGCCGGAAGCCGTACGTTCCGGCAGCGTTTCCCTGTTTCCTATCAATAACGGAACCAGAATGGTCGGTGTCGCGCTGGTTTCTTCACTCCGGGTAGGGTTTTCCTTTGACGAGGCAACGCGGGAACTCGTTGAAGGCATTCTCAATACGGTTGCTGTTGCCATTGAAAGTGCTGCGGCAGCCAGGCAGACCCGTAGACAGTTGGAGGAAAGCGAAAGCCTGCGCAGAGTGGCGAACATTCTTCTCCAACGTCCCGACGGCAGGAACGGAGAAGTGCTGTCGCTTATTGCCGAAGAAGCAAGGTTGATTGTCAACGGAGTCGGCAGTGCCATTATGGTCAATGAGGGCAGCAGGCTGCATTATGTTTACGGTGCAGGAAGTCCGCAGCCTACTTCCGAATACTATGACGTGGAGTCTTCTTTTTATGGAAAAGTTCTGCGTTTCGGTGTCACTGTCATTGTTCGTGATGCTCAGGCCGAGATTCCTCCGGGGCAGTGCCACCCGGAAATAAAGACGCTGATCATTGTTCCTTTGCAGGAAGGTGAGCGCAAACTAGGGCTCCTGCTCGTTTCAGATAAACCCGGCGGCTTTGACAAAACCGACAGGAGAATCATGGAGATGTTTGCGGCGCAGGCTGTTCTGGCCATGCGCAACAGCCGCATGTTCGAACAGAGTGAAAAACTGGTCGTTCAGGATGAACGTCAGCGTCTGGCCCGTGAACTTCATGACTCCGTAACCCAGGCACTGTACGCCATAACGTTCTGTTCCGATGCGGCTGCGCGTTCCCTTGAATCCGGCCGTGAGACAGCAGCGGTGGAGCAGTTGAAGGCCCTGCAGGGCATGGCGCAGCAGGCCATGCGCGATATGCGATCGCTGATCTTCGACCTGCATCCGCCGGAACTGGAAAGCGAAGGGCTTGTAGGAGCATTGCAGGCACGACTCAATTCCGTTGAAGTGCGTTCCGGGCTAAGCGCGGAACTGCTGGTCGGCGGGGAGGAGAAACGTCTTCCCCTGCGGGTGGAAGAGGAAGTCTTCCGTATTGCCATTGAAGCACT
This window harbors:
- a CDS encoding SET domain-containing protein, which gives rise to MIHPDTEVRTVSAQIGNGVFATAPIKKGTIVVVRDKYDTCLSQDEYQHLPQPMKAAMETYMYHDRHGNLILSWDHARYMNHNCSSNTMLTAYNIEIAIRDINPGDEITTEYGLLNIQEPYDLCCNCPNCRERLRDDDIDRYGPIWDEQIRESLLMIYGTEQPLIGLLDRNTRNRLQQFCDGEAAYSSVMNLKWRLNQTGSSVKS
- a CDS encoding GNAT family N-acetyltransferase: MNEENERKNIPGKKIAIREATIDDIDFLVKLEKACFPAHRCSSRRCLRHSITSPNQVVHIIEAAIDKKNKIPAGASICFLHKFSMRIYSIAILPECRMLLLGETLMDYLIAYADKRGFQKISLEADSDNQRLINWYRKKSFEITHCLTDYYREGEAACKMVRKPANGRNTPDRIIIVVDDNYRNKLDIPGLNICTASEYLSETHYSNSNRFHVVNLCSSYRTHSMGYYVSLLASARNQRITPSVMTVKDASNIYIAQSLLDEIKDFIEEKAKHITDESFELTVIMGKASTKKLEELGKKLFSIFEIPFFQVCFKKRNGWQLKKLHIMSLKHVQAGYPEILAQAMTEYYNRKRYSRTRLKNYTYDLAILVNPDEKTPPSCPVALEKFRKAAENQGFFVEFITKADRRRICEFDALFIRETTAIESHTYAMSRHAYTEGLVVIDDPWSILLCSNKVYLQERLANACIRQPQGWLLTRKNSTPAFLSSLPLPLVLKLPESSFSQGVFKVKSYAELKEKLSVMFSGNALVIAQEYLVSEYDWRIGVLDNQALFACKYYMADGHWQIYNWLSKEQTQFSGNSETVAISEVPAQVVQAAVKAASLIGNGFYGVDLKEINGKVYVIEVNDNPNVDAGVEDTLLGDDLYNRIIGSIHNRIESERFQTRYLF
- a CDS encoding GAF domain-containing sensor histidine kinase, with protein sequence MKNEKLKIVGEYLLDKLDVVSVYFAGQLRKYQPRWYGSVDPEELALGVADGVKMTMECFIRGDLDVLEEHMKGCAGVKLDRGVGIRDVVEATLLGKRGVREYGREFFTNREDYIEFLEELDDFYFEVLIITTDRYSAMLLSRLDTEHVRNRLLLEASRTVTSALDPDEVLERLAEVLAGTVDDGCCTIFLVHPETGVLVPSAGSGYASDECQSALRGLRLCPSGNAISGVDGKSYGFCSVNKAGSSFADILPEAVRSGSVSLFPINNGTRMVGVALVSSLRVGFSFDEATRELVEGILNTVAVAIESAAAARQTRRQLEESESLRRVANILLQRPDGRNGEVLSLIAEEARLIVNGVGSAIMVNEGSRLHYVYGAGSPQPTSEYYDVESSFYGKVLRFGVTVIVRDAQAEIPPGQCHPEIKTLIIVPLQEGERKLGLLLVSDKPGGFDKTDRRIMEMFAAQAVLAMRNSRMFEQSEKLVVQDERQRLARELHDSVTQALYAITFCSDAAARSLESGRETAAVEQLKALQGMAQQAMRDMRSLIFDLHPPELESEGLVGALQARLNSVEVRSGLSAELLVGGEEKRLPLRVEEEVFRIAIEALNNSTKHSKAESVTVSVDFWDGHTSLQVVDNGRGFDFTTLPSGGMGLRGIRERAERINAKLSMNSSPGEGTSVRIDLYDKTAVQEEEQ